From one Paenibacillus sp. FSL K6-1330 genomic stretch:
- a CDS encoding extracellular solute-binding protein: MIKIKKSAVLAGILGFTLALSGCGGGGGGTTDTPAAQPSDTPASTPKDDGNKDTTSEKPGLRMIMQYGLFDPKTEYVAKYIQERTGFNVDYELLPAENADEKLNLLVSSKDNYDLVKLNAPQFYNLASAGALEPIDELLESHGNYIKQSIKQESFGSATIDGKIFGIPETGAGVSIGEALVVRQDWMDELGLSMPTNTDELYNVLKTIKEKKNVIPLTMSKESTSLYGDIATTFGVLTDWKEVDGKLVHRAEQPEMKEYVAYMNKLYKEGLLDTEMPINTAQKSIEKFSGGKAAMYKLAWWNAGTTLAALEKNFPEAKTSVIPYLKGKDGKAMVGVKANTTWYVAILKSSKNKEAAMDFLNAKMEPETFKGIALGKEGVHHEVKDGKYYPILPIFNDELNNASSFLTGVDEEKYPIYWQARVRKDPVLQAHFEEFQKNAEGIMVVDPMSTAPPIEAVSKNLLKLTTMLDDNVLQFISGAKPIESYDQFLAQWRADGGTDMVNAANEWFQSTK; the protein is encoded by the coding sequence ATGATCAAGATTAAAAAATCCGCGGTGTTGGCCGGGATTCTCGGATTCACGCTGGCACTATCCGGATGCGGCGGCGGGGGAGGCGGCACGACGGATACGCCGGCGGCTCAGCCATCGGACACACCGGCAAGCACCCCGAAAGACGACGGGAACAAAGACACAACGTCTGAAAAACCGGGTCTGCGCATGATTATGCAATATGGATTGTTTGATCCGAAGACCGAATACGTGGCCAAGTACATCCAGGAAAGAACCGGATTCAATGTGGATTACGAACTGCTGCCGGCCGAAAACGCGGATGAGAAGCTGAACCTGCTCGTATCCAGCAAAGATAACTATGATTTGGTGAAATTGAATGCACCCCAGTTCTACAATCTGGCCTCTGCGGGAGCGCTCGAGCCAATCGATGAGCTGCTTGAGTCTCATGGAAATTATATTAAACAATCCATAAAACAAGAGTCCTTTGGCAGTGCAACGATCGATGGGAAGATCTTCGGTATTCCAGAGACGGGGGCTGGCGTAAGCATCGGCGAGGCGCTCGTCGTCAGACAAGACTGGATGGATGAGCTGGGTTTGTCCATGCCTACGAACACCGATGAACTTTACAATGTACTTAAAACGATTAAGGAAAAGAAGAATGTCATTCCGCTCACCATGAGTAAAGAGTCCACTTCCCTTTATGGCGATATTGCCACAACATTTGGCGTTTTGACTGATTGGAAAGAAGTCGATGGCAAGCTGGTTCATCGAGCTGAACAGCCCGAGATGAAAGAATATGTTGCTTATATGAATAAGCTGTATAAAGAAGGCTTGCTCGATACGGAGATGCCAATTAATACCGCACAGAAATCGATTGAGAAGTTCTCAGGCGGTAAAGCAGCGATGTATAAGCTGGCCTGGTGGAATGCCGGGACGACGCTTGCTGCGCTAGAGAAGAACTTCCCGGAAGCCAAGACATCCGTCATTCCTTATCTGAAAGGCAAGGACGGCAAAGCCATGGTCGGGGTTAAAGCGAATACCACTTGGTATGTTGCTATTCTCAAATCCTCCAAGAATAAGGAAGCCGCTATGGATTTCCTCAACGCAAAAATGGAGCCTGAGACGTTTAAGGGCATCGCGCTGGGTAAAGAAGGCGTTCATCATGAAGTGAAGGACGGAAAGTACTATCCGATTCTGCCGATTTTCAATGATGAATTGAATAATGCAAGCAGTTTCCTGACAGGGGTAGACGAAGAGAAGTATCCGATTTACTGGCAAGCACGTGTACGTAAAGATCCTGTTCTTCAGGCGCATTTTGAAGAGTTCCAGAAAAATGCAGAAGGCATTATGGTTGTAGATCCGATGTCGACAGCACCGCCAATTGAAGCTGTATCCAAAAATCTGTTGAAATTGACGACCATGTTGGATGACAATGTGCTGCAATTCATTTCCGGAGCGAAGCCGATTGAATCTTACGATCAATTTCTGGCTCAATGGAGAGCCGATGGTGGAACCGACATGGTGAACGCAGCGAATGAATGGTTTCAGTCCACGAAGTAA
- a CDS encoding response regulator, which produces MNLMIVEDEPRLRNALAYNIPWDMHGIEVVGMASNGVEALELVSRKKPDIMLIDVQMPEMDGLTLLGELRSRQDISRLTKMIILSGHDNFEFAQLALEYGVSKYLLKPAGEEDILEAVLEARQQLREDLEQWQRKAALEQKWKDNLPHLQNLFFIQWVSGKYTKQDVLSKSKELYIPLKEKDRIAVAVVDLDPLPEHETRFQRGDVELLQFTMQCLAKELLSHPSLWITSDSGSMLLVVLFVKENQDAKEAMLRLNADVSKLLFQTKEVLKLTASAGICASIGTIEDMSLLYTQACRALQDRVVYGHDLAIPYREQHKRDIQGVIVQQNLEKTLEIALETADETKALEALKGLWEEAFSRSESSDEFHEAVLYMNSFFTRMIQKQGWTVKKVVGEDIDFFQNVKLLSTKMQTWSLLERTVKHIVSFMSEQRKTTSHQVVKDILNLLEEEMDQEITLHTVADRLYVNSSYLSRLFKQEMGVVFSTYVLERKMERAKSLLQEGLKVYDAARLVGYRDVSYFTKVFRKYWGVNPGEFKG; this is translated from the coding sequence ATGAATCTCATGATTGTAGAAGACGAACCCCGGCTGCGTAATGCACTGGCTTACAATATCCCGTGGGACATGCATGGAATTGAAGTGGTCGGTATGGCTTCCAATGGCGTCGAGGCGCTTGAGCTTGTGAGTCGGAAGAAACCGGATATTATGCTGATCGATGTGCAGATGCCTGAAATGGATGGACTGACGCTCCTCGGCGAGCTACGAAGCCGGCAGGACATCAGCCGATTGACAAAAATGATCATTCTGAGCGGACATGATAACTTCGAATTCGCGCAGCTTGCGCTGGAATATGGGGTCTCCAAATATTTATTGAAGCCCGCCGGCGAGGAGGATATCCTCGAAGCGGTGCTTGAAGCGAGGCAGCAGCTGCGGGAAGATCTGGAGCAGTGGCAGCGCAAGGCTGCGTTGGAACAGAAATGGAAAGACAATCTCCCGCACCTGCAAAATCTATTTTTTATCCAATGGGTGAGCGGAAAATATACAAAGCAGGATGTTCTTAGTAAGAGCAAGGAATTATATATTCCGTTGAAGGAGAAAGACCGCATCGCGGTGGCCGTGGTGGACCTGGACCCGCTGCCTGAGCATGAGACACGGTTTCAACGGGGGGATGTTGAGCTGCTGCAGTTCACGATGCAGTGCCTGGCTAAGGAGCTGTTATCCCATCCCTCTCTCTGGATCACGTCGGATTCCGGCAGTATGCTGCTGGTGGTGTTGTTCGTGAAGGAAAATCAAGACGCTAAGGAGGCCATGCTGCGGCTGAATGCCGATGTTTCCAAGCTGCTCTTCCAGACGAAGGAAGTGCTGAAGTTGACGGCAAGTGCCGGCATCTGTGCTTCGATCGGGACGATTGAAGATATGAGCCTGCTGTATACGCAAGCCTGCCGGGCACTTCAGGACCGCGTCGTGTACGGACACGACCTCGCGATTCCTTACCGGGAGCAGCACAAGCGAGATATCCAGGGCGTGATCGTGCAGCAGAATCTGGAGAAGACGCTGGAGATCGCGCTTGAAACCGCGGACGAGACGAAAGCCCTGGAGGCGCTGAAGGGGTTATGGGAAGAAGCCTTCTCCAGATCCGAATCCTCGGATGAATTCCATGAGGCGGTTCTATACATGAACAGCTTCTTTACCCGAATGATCCAGAAGCAGGGCTGGACGGTAAAAAAAGTCGTTGGCGAGGATATCGATTTCTTCCAAAACGTCAAGCTGCTAAGCACTAAAATGCAAACCTGGTCGCTCTTGGAGCGCACGGTGAAGCATATCGTTTCCTTTATGAGCGAGCAGCGGAAAACGACAAGCCATCAGGTGGTGAAGGATATCCTGAACCTGCTTGAGGAGGAGATGGATCAGGAAATTACGCTGCATACGGTGGCAGATCGGCTCTATGTCAATTCTTCCTATCTCAGCCGGCTGTTCAAGCAGGAAATGGGGGTTGTCTTCTCGACCTATGTGCTGGAACGCAAAATGGAGCGGGCCAAGTCGCTGCTGCAGGAAGGACTTAAGGTGTACGATGCCGCCCGGCTGGTCGGGTACCGCGATGTCAGTTATTTCACCAAGGTGTTTCGGAAGTATTGGGGTGTGAATCCGGGGGAATTTAAGGGATGA
- a CDS encoding ABC transporter permease subunit has protein sequence MKPTIEPSPAPYKEMKKKRGYWGRLGSDIWKEWDLYLLLVPGILFILLFKYTPMYGVTIAFKDFNIFTGFADSPWVGWKHFEKLFTSPDFAQVFKNTVIISFLKIVILFPLPIIIALMLNELRNMVFKRTVQTVIYLPHFLSWVIVGGLFIDLLSTNGGIVNKLLVFLGMEQIAFFLDNSVFRGVLITSAGWKETGWSTIVYLAAFTMIDPMLYEAAKIDGAGRWKQLWHITLPGIAPIIVLMFILRLGNVLEAGTEQILVMYNPVVYQVSDVIGTYVYRQGLGNQDYSFSTAVGLFEAVISFTLVIMGNAMSRKYLQRGIW, from the coding sequence ATGAAACCCACGATAGAACCATCGCCGGCACCGTATAAAGAGATGAAGAAAAAACGAGGGTATTGGGGCCGTTTAGGGTCGGACATATGGAAAGAGTGGGATCTTTATCTGCTGCTCGTACCGGGCATCTTGTTCATTTTACTGTTCAAATACACGCCGATGTACGGGGTTACGATTGCATTTAAGGATTTCAACATATTCACCGGATTTGCCGACAGTCCGTGGGTGGGATGGAAGCATTTCGAGAAGCTGTTCACGTCGCCGGATTTTGCTCAGGTATTTAAAAATACGGTCATCATCAGCTTCCTGAAAATCGTGATCTTGTTTCCGCTCCCTATCATTATTGCCCTGATGCTCAATGAGCTAAGGAATATGGTATTTAAACGAACGGTGCAAACCGTCATCTATCTTCCGCATTTCCTGTCTTGGGTCATTGTTGGCGGATTGTTTATCGATCTCCTCTCAACGAACGGAGGAATCGTCAACAAATTGCTGGTATTCCTGGGCATGGAGCAGATTGCGTTCTTCCTGGATAACAGCGTGTTCCGAGGCGTGCTGATCACCTCGGCAGGCTGGAAGGAAACGGGCTGGAGCACGATCGTATATTTGGCAGCGTTTACAATGATCGATCCGATGCTGTATGAAGCGGCGAAGATCGACGGGGCCGGGAGATGGAAGCAGCTGTGGCACATTACGCTCCCGGGGATCGCCCCGATTATAGTCCTGATGTTTATCCTGCGGCTCGGGAACGTGCTGGAAGCGGGAACGGAACAGATTCTCGTCATGTACAATCCGGTCGTGTACCAGGTGTCGGATGTCATCGGAACCTATGTATACCGGCAGGGTCTCGGGAACCAGGATTACAGCTTCTCGACAGCGGTTGGTTTGTTCGAAGCCGTAATATCCTTCACATTGGTCATCATGGGCAATGCCATGAGCAGAAAATACTTACAGCGCGGAATCTGGTAA
- a CDS encoding carbohydrate ABC transporter permease, translating into MDHKKALEGTNTTRGVIQTSFSEKCFSVFNYAFFILMGLTTLLPFMNLIAKSLSSEGAVISGQVGLLPVGVQFETYKYVLQDSMFLNSLKVSIFLTIIGTACSLFLTTLTAYPLSKYRLRGRKGLLLIFVFTMLFSGGLIPTYLLMQNLNLVNSFPVLFLPAMVNVYNMLIIKNYFEGLPDELEESAKLDGAGNIRILVSVIVPLSLPVMATIGLFFAVAFWNDYFAAMIYITDPAIKPMQLYLKELLVSSSGDFLKDNVDAAINATPQSIQASSILLATIPILLVYPFLQKYFVKGVLVGSVKG; encoded by the coding sequence ATGGATCACAAAAAAGCTTTGGAAGGAACAAACACCACCCGAGGTGTCATCCAAACGTCGTTTTCGGAAAAATGCTTCTCGGTATTCAATTATGCTTTTTTCATCTTGATGGGTTTAACGACCCTGCTTCCTTTCATGAACCTGATCGCGAAATCCTTGAGCAGCGAGGGAGCCGTCATATCGGGCCAGGTTGGACTGCTCCCGGTCGGGGTTCAATTCGAAACGTACAAGTATGTGCTGCAGGATTCCATGTTCTTGAATTCGCTCAAGGTATCCATTTTTCTGACGATCATCGGAACAGCTTGCAGTTTGTTTCTGACCACGCTGACGGCTTATCCGTTGTCCAAATACCGGCTGCGCGGACGAAAAGGGCTGCTGTTGATTTTCGTATTCACGATGCTCTTCAGCGGCGGACTGATTCCGACGTACCTGCTCATGCAGAATTTGAATCTGGTGAACTCCTTCCCGGTGTTATTCCTGCCGGCGATGGTGAACGTGTACAACATGCTCATCATTAAAAACTATTTCGAGGGGCTTCCGGATGAGCTGGAGGAGTCCGCCAAGCTAGACGGCGCGGGGAATATCCGCATCTTGGTCTCGGTCATTGTGCCGCTCTCGCTTCCCGTCATGGCAACGATCGGATTGTTCTTTGCGGTCGCTTTCTGGAATGACTATTTTGCGGCGATGATCTACATTACCGATCCGGCGATCAAACCAATGCAGTTGTACCTGAAGGAACTGCTGGTTTCGTCCAGCGGGGACTTCCTGAAGGATAATGTCGACGCCGCGATTAACGCAACGCCGCAGTCCATACAAGCATCTTCGATCCTGCTGGCAACAATCCCGATTTTGCTGGTGTACCCATTCCTGCAAAAGTATTTTGTCAAAGGCGTGCTGGTAGGTTCGGTTAAAGGCTAG